NNNNNNNNNNNNNNNNNNNNNNNNNNNNNNNNNNNNNNNNNNNNNNNNNNNNNNNNNNNNNNNNNNNNNNNNNNNNNNNNNNNNNNNNNNNNNNNNNNNNNNNNNNNNNNNNNNNNNNNNNNNNNNNNNNNNNNNNNNNNNNNNNNNNNNNNNNNNNNNNNNNNNNNNNNNNNNNNNNNNNNNNNNNNNNNNNNNNNNNNNNNNNNNNNNNNNNNNNNNNNNNNNNNNNNNNNNNNNNNNNNNNNNNNNNNNNNNNNNNNNNNNNNNNNNNNNNNNNNNNNNNNNNNNNNNNNNNNNNNNNNNNNNNNNNNNNNNNNNNNNNNNNNNNNNNNNNNNNNNNNNNNNNNNNNNNNNNNNNNNNNNNNNNNNNNNNNNNNNNNNNNNNNNNNNNNNNNNNNNNNNNNNNNNNNNNNNNNNNNNNNNNNNNNNNNNNNNNNNNNNNNNNNNNNNNNNNNNNNNNNNNNNNNNNNNNNNNNNNNNNNNNNNNNNNNNNNNNNNNNNNNNNNNNNNNNNNNNNNNNNNNNNNNNNNNNNNNNNNNNNNNNNNNNNNNNNNNNNNNNNNNNNNNNNNNNNNNNNNNNNNNNNNNNNNNNNNNNNNNNNNNNNNNNNNNNNNNNNNNNNNNNNNNNNNNNNNNNNNNNNNNNNNNNNNNNNNNNNNNNNNNNNNNNNNNNNNNNNNNNNNNNNNNNNNNNNNNNNNNNNNNNNNNNNNNNNNNNNNNNNNNNNNNNNNNNNNNNNNNNNNNNNNNNNNNNNNNNNNNNNNNNNNNNNNNNNNNNNNNNNNNNNNNNNNNNNNNNNNNNNNNNNNNNNNNNNNNNNNNNNNNNNNNNNNNNNNNNNNNNNNNNNNNNNNNNNNNNNNNNNNNNNNNNNNNNNNNNNNNNNNNNNNNNNNNNNNNNNNNNNNNNNNNNNNNNNNNNNNNNNNNNNNNNNNNNNNNNNNNNNNNNNNNNNNNNNNNNNNNNNNNNNNNNNNNNNNNNNNNNNNNNNNNNNNNNNNNNNNNNNNNNNNNNNNNNNNNNNNNTGTGACatagcatatgcaatcgctttcactgagaggatgggaggtagccactgacaacggtgaaacccttgcttaagcttgccatggaaaggagtaagaaggattggatgaagacagtaggaaagcagagagacggaagggaaggcatcttcatgcgcttatctgaagttcctaccaatgaattacataagtatctctatctttacctttgtgttattttcgttcatcaccattaccatttgagtttgcctgactaagatttacaagatgaccatagcttgcttcaatactaacaatctccgtgggatcgacccttactcgcgtaaggtttattacttggacgacccagtgcacttgctggttagttgtgcgaagttgtgtaatgccatggtattgagccaccaagtttttggggttcatgaccggggattatgagagttgtgaaaaagtattgttcacaatttcgcgcaccagaaCCCATGGGCctggggttctcattccgtatatatctcttgtttttttcagatacaggtccaggtgctcagaagtgagctgtggttcatctgagagactgcgaagatctttattttctctattttgtgttttgcttagaatctctctaccttttttttgaaaatattatattatgtattgaactcttttgaacttgcctatagaggctcttatgtttcctttagGAGAGATTAAGATATACTGTTGTCAGTTACTTTCATattgtaccctagccggcctaaacttcgcgggtcgcgactagtggctatttacttatgttatatatatctatctgttatctatcttgTAATCTTCTCTACGCCTTGTCCATATATTGTTTTCGGCTTCACGGTTTATCAtttgttgtcgaaacgtgagtgatacgtcttcgcgattttatttctactcttttcaggcttctcgattaatactccttttgAAATTACctatatctatatattaaaaaaaatccacctgggagtcgtaccaccgtaatatcattgacttatgactcaagcataaggatttgaatatttggGTGTTacagcaacctggcgtttaacgccagaattgcactctaagggcgttttgcacgcctaaatggagcagggatgagaagtccttgagccctcaggatctgtggatcccacaggatccccaccaacctcaaaTTATTCTCTCACTCCCTCACAACatttcataacactcttccccaaatacccttcaccaatcacctccatatctcttccccaaaaacccctcatcCCTCCTTCAATTTCATATATCATAAACACTACTTCTACCCCTTGAACGAACCACATTccaccctccatctcctccattttcttcttcttccccttctttccttcttcttttgctcgaggacgagcaaaccttttaagtttggtgtggtaaaagcgttgctttttgtttttccataaccatttatggcacctaaggccggagaaacctctagaaagaggaaagagaaggcaaaagcttctacctctgagtcatgggagatggagagatacatctcaagggtccatagctcagtagtagagcacttgactgcacatcaaggagccatgaaggaagagcaacaaaggcaaggaagagacattgaggagctcaagcactccataggatcttcaagaggaagaagacgccaccctcactaaggtggacccgttccttaatctccttatctattttttttctgtttttcgattttatgctttatgtgttatctatgtttgtatcttcattacatgatcattagtgtctagtgtctatgtcttaaagctatgaataatttcataaatccttcacctctcttaaatgaaaaaatgtgcctaattacaaaagaacaaaaagtacttgaatttcaaattttatcttaaaattagtttaattattttgatgtggtagcaatactttttgttttctgaatgaatgcttgaacagtgcatattttttatagtgaagtttatgaatgttacaattgttggctcttgaaagaatgatgaacaaagagaaatgttattgataatctgaaatatcataaaattgattcttgaagcaagaaaaagcagtgaaaaaaaaaagaaaaagtggcgaaaaaaatggcgaaaaaaaagagacgagaaaaaagaaagaaaaagaaaaagcaagcaaaaaagccaatagtcctttaaaccaaaaggcaagggtaaaagggatccaaggctttgagcattaatggataggagcgcctcaaggaataaaatcctggcctaagcagctaaatcaagttgtccctaaccatgtgcttgtggcatgaaggtccaagtgaagagcttgagactgagtggttaaagtcatgatccaaagcaaaaagagtgtgcttaagaactctggacacctctaattgggggctttagcaaagctaagtcacaatctgaaaaggttcacccagttatgtgtctgtggcatttatgtatccggtggtaatactggaaaacaaagtgcttagggcaacggccaagactcataaagtaactatGTTCAAGagtcaacatactgaactaggagaatcaataacactatcaaaaattctgagttcctatagatgccaatcattctgaatttcaaaggataaagtgagatgccaaaactgttcagaagcaaaaagctactagcgccgctcatctaattgggactaagtttcattaatattgtgagattcattgtatattctcttctttttattctgttttgttttcagttgcttggggacaaacaacaatttaagtttggtgttgtgataagcggataatttatacgctttttggcattatttttaggtagattttagtatgatctagctactttttagtaaataattattagtttttaagcaaaattcacatttttggacattactatgagtttgtgtatttttctgtgattttaggtattttctggctgaaattgagggacctgagcaaaaatctaattcagaggctgaaaaaggactgcagatgctgttggattctgacctccctgcactcgaaatggattttctagagctacagaagcctattTGGTGCGTTCTCAATtgagttgaaaagtagacatccagggcttttcagcaatatataatagtccatacttttcctgaGTTTTGACAACGCAAACTGccgtttaaacgccaacttcctactttgttttggcgttaaacgccagaactgagttACAAGCTGGAGtcaaatgcccaaactggcaccaaagctggcgtttaactccaagaaaagtctttacacatgaaagctttaattttcagtccaaacacacaccaagtgggccccggaagtggatttctgcattatctatcttattttagtcattttctgtaaacataggttactagttgagtataaaaactactttttgaGATTCATtcagtacctcatgacattttgcatctgaatttgtatcttctatggcatgagtctctaaaccccatggttggggtgaggagctctgctgtgtctcgatgtattaatacaattacttctgttttctattcaatcacgcttgattctattctaagatattcactcacacttaaacatgatgaatgtgatgatccgtgacactcatcaccattctcaacctatgaacgcgtgcctgacaaccacttctgttctaccttagattgagtgtttatctcttgggttcctagTTCACAAGTTTGACTgcttctcctgacaacagagcattcaatcTGTGagaccagagtcttcgtggtataaactagaatcaattgacagtattcttgagatccgaaaagtctaaaccttgtctgtggtattccgagtaggatctgggatgggatgactgtgaagagcttcaaactcacgaacgttaggcgtagtgacagacgcaaaaggatcactggatcctattccagcacaagtgagaaccgacagatgattagccgtgtacATGAACCTTTTTTACTgaaaggacggatggtagccattgacaatggtgatccaccaacatacagcttgccacggaaggagccttgcgtgcgtgaagaagaagacagtaggaaagtagatattcagaagacagagcatctccaaaactccaacacactctccattactgcataacaagtatttatttcatgttcttttatttttcgcaattaaaactaagaaccattattgatatcctgactaagaataataagataaccatagcttgcttcaagccgacaatctccgtgggatcgacccttactcacgtaaggtattacttggacgacccagtgcacttgctagttagttgtacgacttgtgaaaagtgtgatttacaattttgtgTACCagttgggcattgaacgcccagccagtgctccctggctggcgttcaacgccagttctgcTGCCaggatgggcgttgaacgcccagtgagggcTTCCTTACTGGCATTCAGTGCCAGGATTgctgccattatgggcgttgaatgcccattGAGAGCTTTCTTACTGGTGTTCAATGCCTTTCCAGTCTCTCTAGATTCGGCCTCTGCGTCAGTGGAAGGTATCAGATTTAAACTTAAGCCAAGATCATACAGGGCTTTGTCAAAAATGATCTTTCCAATAGTCCATAGGATCTGAAAGCtcctggatctggcatctttCTTGGCAACTCATTCTGAATTAGAATACTGTACTTCTTAGTAAGTACCTCTATTTCATCTCCCCTTAAgttcttcttttcaaaaagaatACCTTTTAGATAGGCTGTGTAGGGAGTCTTCTTTTCCAATACCTCTATAGAAGAGATATTGACTTGAAGCTCTTTAAGGGATGATGGAAAATGAGCCAGCTGCTCATTTTCCAGTTCTTTTTGCACGCCTAGGAAGGGTAGCTCTTGAGGCTCTTTCACCTTTGCATGGGTGTGCTCTGTGGGAGTCATTGGCTCCTTTTGCACACGCAGAGAAGATTCAACTCGAGGTTCCTTCTCCTCTGTAAGGGTGTGCTCAATGGCATTGTCAGGATCCTTCTGGTCCGTGATTGCCTTAAGTCCCTCAATAGCTTGCTCCTGAGGTTCGGCCTCCTTGGTACTAATAAGGGCCAGACATTCTTCTGTGTTTCTGAGGAAGAGTTCCTCTGAATGGaagccagttttgggccttctaatccgaagcaaagtatggatgattatacatttctggaaagctctaaaagtcagatttccataaccattgataacgcttcatttggacttctgtagctctaaaaaatctcttctgagtgcgaagaggtcagatccggacagcatctgcagtgctttctctgtctctaaatcagacttttgctccagctccttaatttcagccagaaattacatgaaattgcacaaaaatacacaaaatcaaagtagaattcaaaaatgtgaatttaacactaaaacctataaaatctaaataaaaactaaacaaaacacactaaaaactatatgaaaatgatgcgaaaaagcgtataaaatatccgctcatcaagttcCTCACTTGTTCTCATTGGAAGCAGGCTATAGACAACGAATTTAAGGCTCTAACTAAATGTGGGACATGGTTTCTAGTTGATCTTCCACCTAATGCAACCATTGTTGGTTGCAAATGGGTGTACGCCATTAAAAAGAGTGCAGAAGGTAAAATTCTTAGGTATAAGACAGTGCAAATCATAATTACTATTGCACTAACCCATAATTAGTTCTTAAGATAGTTTGATTTTGATCATGCATTCTTCAGTGGGGCATTATCATAAAATTTCTATATACAGCAACCAGTTGGATACAATGAGAGGCAGTCAATGAAAGTTTGCAAACTGCACAAGACCATCTATGGTCTCAAGCAAGCCCTAAGGATTTGGTATAATACTCTTGCTTCTaccttaaaaaattttgacttttGAAATATAACTTTTGATGTGGCATTATTTATAAGAAAAACAAATTCTGATGTCACTTACATGCTGATATATGTGGATGATATTATTGTCACAGGGTCAAACTCTGTTGAAATAGACAACttaattaagaaattaactctattttttctttgaaggatcttggtttatggtttgtttCACTTTTTTTTAGGCCTTGAAGCTCATTATTTGCCTGAGCAGAAATTGTTACTTACTCAAACAAAGTATGCAAAAGATCTGCTACATTATGCAAGAATGCATAATTCAAATCCTATGCCTACACCTATGATgacatctttgaagatgagCAAAAATGACTCAGATCCTTATGAAGATCCTAAGCAATATAGATCCATTGCAGGAGCCTTACAGTATCTCACAATTACAAGACCAGATTTAGCATTCGTTGTGAACAAAGTTTCTCAATTTATGCATTCACCAACCATTCAACATTGGAAGGCAGTTAAGAGGATACTTAGATATCTAGAAGAAATACTTAATGAAGGTTTAATTTTTTCCAAATGCACTAACTATCGTCTTCTATCCTTTGCAGATTCGGACTGGACTTCGGACTTAGATGATCGGAGGTCAATTACTGGATATTGTATCTACCTTGGCACAAATTTAATAGCTTGGAGGAGTGACAAACAGTCTAAGATTATCAGGTCTACAACTGAAGAAGAATATAGAGCGATAGCCTCAGCTTAGACTGAGATCATGAGCATCCAGCAGCTATTGGGAGAACTGGGAGTCCCACAACTAATATCTCCAACAATTTATTGTGACAATCATAACACATGTTTACTTCATGCCAATCTTGTACTGTATAGTAGATGCAAGTATTTGGAGATGGATTTACATTTTATCAGAGACCTGGTTAATTCTAAACAACTATATGTGGTTCATATCTCTGCTCTTGATCAAGTGGCAGACTTGTTAACAAAACTATCTCAATCACCTTCATCACCAGATTTAAGAGCAAACTTAGGATAGGGACTCATTGTAAAAACCATAAATAATTAATcgatttattaatataaaataataataatttaattgccCAAAATATGATCCAAAAGtttagaatattaattagaaaatataaatatgatatttggactcagtagatttttctgagttgaaAAATTGAGTAAAAATGCGTACCGGTAAATTAACCGATAGTACCGTCTTAAATCTGTTCAGTACTATGAGAGAAGGATAAAAAAATGTAGAAAAAcgtaagaaaataattaaatttgaaaactgggccctaattttaaaggtttggcccaaagttgcGCCAAACGGGCCAAAATCGCTAGCGAATTAGATCGGGCCCAAGTTGAGCCCAAGCCCAACACATATATACTCTCATTACAGGCCATTTCAGCTACACTCCACTtgaaaataacacaaacacaGCAACTGGTAGGGttagagaagagaggaagaacaCTATTCACTTCCTCACTCTTTTGGTCATAACTCGAGTTACAGTACTCCGATTCGTGTGCCGTTGGTGGCTATGCTAAGCTCTCGCCAAGCCCGTCACTTTTAGATAAGTATTATGGTAATCTTCTAAAAAATTCCTGCCCAATTTTCTGCCTTAAGAAATTCGGATTTTTGGGTTTTGGTTTTGAGTGAAGTTATGTGTTTTGgttgttttggttgtttaggtacACTCTAGCACTTGATTGATATTGGGTCTTGCTCCCAAAACTGTTAGACAAGGTAAGAAATCTCAAATCACTTGTGATTTTATGTATATATGGAACCCTAAGTAttgattttatgaattaattGTGTATAGCTTGATTATTATGATTTTGGGAACCTTTGGATTTGAGTTGGTAGCTTGGTTGTGGTTGAAAGCTTGTTGGGCACAAATTTTTGGTGTATAGCACATATTAAGAAtaagccaaggtatggtttcggtttcctctatgaaatatgtaatatttctggacacttagcCTAGTagaccataggataggtttgaattattaataatggattatgattattgatgcttGTGATGAGTTTAATGAATTGTGatattgttgttgattattgaGATTGAAGTTGAATAATGATAATATTGAGTAGTGATGATGGATTTGGATGCTTGTGGGTGTTGATGAATGTGAGGATTTTTGAATTATGGTTAAGTTATGATTTATTGAAAACATGAAGGTGTATAAGTAGGACTTTTGAGTGGGAATGGAGAAAATGTATATGGATAGGTTGGAGAATAAATTGAAGGATATAAGAACATCATTTAGGTACATTAGGACTATTTTGAATGCGGAATAAGTGATTTTGGATTGAGAGTTTGGTAAATTTGAGGTTTAgagattttttataaaaataaatttttggtaaactttgacggatcatatcttgagctacaatttttatatcaaattaaagataatccATAGAGCTTTAAAACGGTATAGAATTTGTAGAAATCtaaattttgtagagaaagatATGATCGTTGGATGTTGGTGTCAAAAATCTGATTTCTATGATGCAGAAATTATGAGATCTGGtatgtgtgcgcacgcacactgctGTGAGTGTGCTCTAAACAGTGGCTACATTTTGACTTGTGCGTACGGATAGCTT
This portion of the Arachis duranensis cultivar V14167 chromosome 6, aradu.V14167.gnm2.J7QH, whole genome shotgun sequence genome encodes:
- the LOC107494335 gene encoding uncharacterized mitochondrial protein AtMg00810-like, which produces MENEPAAHFPVLFARLGRVALEALSPLHGCALWESLAPFAHAEKIQLEAIDNEFKALTKCGTWFLVDLPPNATIVGCKWVYAIKKSAEGLEAHYLPEQKLLLTQTKYAKDLLHYARMHNSNPMPTPMMTSLKMSKNDSDPYEDPKQYRSIAGALQYLTITRPDLAFVVNKVSQFMHSPTIQHWKAVKRILRYLEEILNEDSDWTSDLDDRRSITGYCIYLGTNLIAWRSDKQSKIIRSTTEEEYRAIASA